In Podospora pseudoanserina strain CBS 124.78 chromosome 5, whole genome shotgun sequence, a single window of DNA contains:
- the COG5 gene encoding Conserved oligomeric Golgi complex subunit (COG:S; EggNog:ENOG503NWEH) → MSNPNDPSNTDEPSYIDYEAFLSPTFSPSAFANTLVLSTNNPTELPLDLSTPLRRVLFDIQEIDSHIDSLTTRSSIPLLSYTKSQTDASVKIVSEVDAQLKALNESYKQLEKQVIQKHSEAEQVKLVAARLWETLRLGRAVGRALQLGRQLEVQNGELTGSATASVTTSAASLKSRERQQDYRALVRCTHTLLQLRELFASVGTPGGEGYGLEKVLVVRTLREQIVAPVEKNVRETAERISREFSVGSASGSATFAQSEEIKGRTVSALTALYLLTQVPTRPNEKWAPTLMLQALEGYLRSALQSSIAGLSRALANLDSLSRTLAEVGARCQNVVALEAVLEGTKVPVHPMLQGKQPVQGGNMLQPLLAYLETGSLASYFWRTMASSMAPRVQEIVAKGNTTAARTLRANRQSVGEAIRECVIKGSQLPSVVAAAAAKGKSKTGDGEAASKQWEREVAVMVGSVVNNLGR, encoded by the coding sequence ATGTCCAACCCCAACGACCCCTCTAACACGGACGAGCCCTCCTACATCGACTACGaggccttcctctcccccaccttttctccctccgccttcgccaacaccctcgtcctctccaccaacaacccgaCCGAGCTCCCCCTCGATctctccacccccctgcGGCGCGTCTTGTTTGACATTCAAGAAATTGACTCCCATATTGACAGCCTTACCACCCGCTCATCCATCCCGCTGCTATCCTACACCAAATCCCAGACCGACGCCTCGGTGAAGATCGTCTCCGAAGTCGACGCCCAGCTCAAGGCGCTGAACGAGAGTTACAAGCAGCTCGAGAAACAAGTGATACAGAAACACTCCGAGGCCGAACAAGTAAAGCTCGTAGCGGCGAGACTATGGGAAACTTTGCGGCTCGGGAGGGCAGTGGGAAGGGCACTGCAATTGGGGAGGCAGCTCGAGGTGCAGAATGGGGAGCTTACTGGGTCTGCAACGGCGAGTGTGACGACTAGTGCTGCCAGTTTGAAGAGCAGGGAACGGCAGCAGGATTATAGGGCGTTGGTTAGGTGTACTCACACTCTTCTGCAGCTTAGGGAGCTGTTTGCTAGTGTTGGGACAcctggtggggaggggtacGGACTAGAGAAGGTGCTTGTTGTGCGGACGTTGAGGGAACAAATTGTTGCGCCGGTGGAGAAGAATGTCAGGGAGACGGCAGAGAGGATATCGAGGGAGTTCTCGGTTGGGAGCGCGAGTGGGAGTGCCACGTTTGCGCAGTcggaggagatcaagggaCGGACGGTGTCGGCGTTGACAGCGCTATATCTGTTGACACAGGTGCCGACGAGGCCGAATGAGAAATGGGCACCCACACTGATGTTGCAGGCGTTGGAGGGTTATCTCAGGTCGGCGCTGCAGAGCAGCATTGCCGGACTTTCGAGGGCGTTGGCAAATCTGGATAGCTTGTCTAGGACGCTCGCGGAAGTTGGGGCGAGGTGTCAGAATGTGGTTGCCCTCGAGGCGGTATTGGAGGGAACAAAGGTGCCGGTCCATCCGATGCTACAGGGCAAGCAGCCAGTGCAAGGAGGAAATATGCTTCAGCCACTGCTTGCCTATCTGGAAACAGGATCCCTGGCAAGCTATTTCTGGCGCACCATGGCGAGTAGTATGGCGCCACGGGTTCAAGAAATTGTGGCAAAGGGAAATACAACGGCTGCTCGGACACTGAGGGCCAACAGGCAGAGCGTTGGTGAAGCTATTCGGGAGTGCGTCATCAAGGGGAGCCAACTGCCAAGCGtagtggctgctgctgcggccaaggggaagagcaagactggagatggggaagCTGCCAGCAAGCAGTGGGAACGAGAGGTGGCTGTTATGGTGGGGAGTGTTGTAAATAATCTTGGGAGGTGA
- a CDS encoding hypothetical protein (EggNog:ENOG503NWPC; COG:M) — MSEKPGQHPPSTYELDDLASCHGVQEGEYEYTALRRQGSIRLLHLLPSEDRRSRLVCQLREYPLLASSQAEKNQELHLYEVLSYTWGDWSNQRSITVDSRRLSVTDNLYEALLALREQHLPRAVWVDAICINQRDDLKKQEQIQPSSPFETARFNTAGIASLDKSELGELIDMYHTRQTTLVHDKVFALLGMSTTDPPHKTFLDYWVGWDVVLKQVKKSLFGALVSVDTWSHSQNSMMSTGGGSYPSSGRFHKPNDSASSAGWTLPLSARSVRMGDIVCIMKGASKSTIVRLCSSLFSIIVSRVSCCGPENIRNFPYRFSLIWDWGCREERQPQRGPSHQSTAVILEAVGDYNDAALVLLDCVRNCKSLGSKAQRLETTNQLVLLYSKANQMEKGFNCLRKELQGRHQYNRDDLQILAPAAASQDGEAMRLLIRHAGGIDLTEAVLLAAVHSNMHGRKVLEILFNQPRYPSSPVSGKAITEAVLIAAAQNIPEGALK, encoded by the exons ATGTCCGAAAAGCCAGGGCAACACCCACCATCGACATACGAACTTGACGACTTGGCTTCTTGTCATGGTGTTCAAGAGGGTGAATACGAATATACCGCACTGAGGAGGCAAGGGAGCATTCGCTTGCTGCATCTTCTACCGAGCGAGGATCGAAGAAGCCGCTTGGTCTGCCAGCTGCGCGAGTATCCGTTGTTGGCCTCGAGCCAGGCCGAAAAAAACCAGGAATTACATCTTTATGAGGTCCTTTCATATACTTGGGGTGATTGGTCAAACCAGAGAAGCATAACTGTGGATTCTCGTCGGCTATCCGTCACCGATAATCTGTATGAGGCTTTGCTGGCTCTACGAGAACAGCATCTTCCGAGAGCTGTATGGGTGGATGCGATTTGCATAAATCAGAGAGATGAtttgaagaagcaggagcagATTCAGCCAAGCTCCCCATTCGAAACTGCTCGCTTCAAC ACAGCCGGCATTGCTTCGCTCGACAAGAGCGAGCTGGGTGAGCTGATCGACATGTATCACACCCGACAGACTACCCTAGTGCATGACAAGGTGTTCGCCTTGTTGGGCATGAGTACCACCGACCCACCACACAAGACATTCCTAGACtattgggttggttgggatgTTGTTCTCAAGCAGGTGAAAAAGTCTCTATTCGGTGCATTAGTGTCAGTTGATACCTGGTCCCACTCACAG AATTCGATGATGTCAACGGGCGGCGGAAGCTATCCATCGAGTGGAAGGTTTCACAAGCCCAACGATTCTGCATCGTCCGCAGGCTGGACGCTTCCACTTTCTGCGAGATCAGTCCGGATGGGTGACATTGTCTGTATTATGAAGGGAGCGTCAAAATCTACCATTGTCAGACTTTGCTCAAGCCTCTTCTCTATCATCGTGAGCAGAGTCTCGTGCTGCGGGCCAGAGAACATTAGGAACTTTCCATACCGCTTCTCATTGATATGGGACTGGGGATGCAGAGAGGAGCGACAGCCACAGAGGGGGCCGAGTCACCAAAGTACAGCTGTCATTCTAGAAGCGGTAGGGGACTACAACGATGCGGCACTGGTTCTCCTGGATTGTGTAAGGAACTGCAAGTCCCTCGGGAGCAAAGCGCAGAGATTAGAGACCACCAATCAGCTCGTCCTCCTGTACAGCAAGGCAAACCAGATGGAAAAGGGATTCAATTGTCTCCGCAAAGAGCTACAAGGTCGACATCAGTACAACAGGGATGATTTGCAGATCTTGGCcccggcagcagcctcccAGGATGGGGAGGCCATGCGGCTTCTTATACGTCACGCGGGCGGAATCGATCTGACAGAAGCTGTGCTTCTCGCAGCCGTCCACAGCAATATGCACGGCCGCAAGGTCTTGGAGATTCTCTTCAATCAACCACGATACCCCTCAAGTCCGGTCAGTGGCAAAGCAATCACCGAGGCTGTGTTGATAGCAGCCGCTCAAAATATACCAGAAGGTGCTTTAAAATAG
- the USV1 gene encoding Up in starvation (EggNog:ENOG503P0AA; COG:S): MAAAFRPVNTPLLATDSIKHEIPPSSTTLTATTTTTTTMTTPRPSTAPSQASRPVDEATTPTRVNFGTGALASQKPLPTSPFPESVQVPEPTTESTPKRENSQHSRKSRDSDDMDMDDSDGEHGEEVGSDDDSENADGTKSKKKKSQRFYCTDYPPCNLSFTRSEHLARHIRKHTGERPFQCHCSRRFSRLDNLRQHAQTVHVNEDIPIDSLAATGTRFQRQIRTDRVRPTTGRARAATAGSVGPGGRGHSKSLSTSSITSMASIASAYGGGEARRRPPPLVMADPRSRLSLESYRGPDGQYYRAASPDMSTPTSATFSTGQNSPRWGPVASPGSSHSRSHSMYAAAGSRTPGRRLSVPSGGNPFQSPHAPSLRGPLFGPSLNASNSGAFSPGQNGLLSSPTTSTSNWSRRDSVSTADEAWRRRTWHPDTAGFNGASRLSQVITPSQFPPDSIKLPPANTGNQPPQTLRLPGIESFDPIPRRPPTPPRRNPSPMMIDSEASRPPALLPAGDLGSDDRRPSSQWDMGLHRGITRLDINTPPRDSAGAWANEATQALMARAEQAHAAPMQPTVRFEQDLRPPQGPPPINVAPPVGSRHHYTMSAPSITTPRESRRHGWYHGPVPTHPVEETIHEGRPHVDRIVHPNVRGFQGFPAREQQLGIHQQQPSGPSMERILERPMSRGDNPESLRRLQALVAVATSEGSTATAY, translated from the exons ATGGCTGCAGCGTTTCGCCCAGTCAACACACCGCTCCTGGCAACGGACTCCATCAAACATGAAAtacccccttcttccacgACTTTGAcggcgacaacgacgacaacaacaacgatgaCGACACCGAGACCGAGCACAGCGCCTTCGCAGGCTTCACGGCCTGTTGACGAagccacaacaccaacacgaGTAAACTTTGGAACAGGCGCACTGGCATCTCAGAAACCACTTCCGACATCACCATTTCCCGAGTCGGTACAAGTCCCCGAACCCACGACGGAATCCACACCCAAGCGAGAAAATTCGCAGCACTCGAGGAAGTCTAGGGACTCGGACGACATGGATATGGATGACTCAGATGGAGAACACGGTGAGGAAGTTGGATCAgacgacgacagcgagaACGCCGACGGAACCAagtcgaagaagaaaaagtcgCAGCGATTCTATTGCACGGATTATCCACCGTGCAATCTGAGCTTTACCAGGAGCGAGCATTTGGCCCGCCATATCAG AAAACACACTGGAGAACGCCCCTTCCAATGCCACTGCTCCAGACGATTCTCTCGACTCGATAACTTGAGACAACATGCACAAACAGTGCATGTGAACGAAGATATTCCGATTGACTCGCTAGCAGCGACAGGAACACGATTTCAGAGACAGATTAGGACCGACAGGGTGCGGCCAACGACTGGCAGGGCGAGAGCGGCGACAGCTGGCAGTGTTGGACCTGGGGGTCGAGGACACTCGAAATCTCTGTCAACATCTAGCATCACAAGCATGGCTTCGATAGCCTCGGCctatggtggtggtgaggcacGCCGGCGTCCGCCTCCTCTGGTCATGGCCGACCCCCGATCCCGACTTTCTCTCGAGTCATATCGCGGACCGGATGGCCAATACTATAGGGCCGCCTCACCGGACATGAGCACTCCCACATCAGCCACATTTTCGACAGGCCAAAATAGCCCTCGATGGGGTCCGGTGGCCTCTCCTGGTTCATCACACTCACGCTCGCATAGCATGTATGCTGCCGCCGGGTCCCGCACCCCAGGCCGCCGACTAAGCGTTCCGTCTGGTGGAAACCCGTTCCAATCGCCTCATGCCCCCAGTCTCCGCGGCCCGCTGTTTGGCCCTTCGCTCAACGCGTCCAACAGCGGTGCCTTTTCTCCTGGCCAAAATGGTCTTCTCTCATCGCCCACAACGTCCACTTCAAACTGGTCAAGGCGGGATTCAGTGTCGACGGCCGATGAGGCCTGGCGACGACGAACGTGGCACCCCGATACCGCGGGCTTCAACGGGGCAAGCAGACTGAGCCAGGTCATCACTCCATCTCAGTTCCCGCCCGACAGCATTAAGCTTCCACCCGCCAATACCGGaaaccaaccacctcaaaCACTGCGGCTGCCCGGTATCGAGTCTTTTGATCCTATCCCGCGGAGACCGCCCACACCTCCCCGCCGCAACCCGTCCCCGATGATGATCGACTCGGAGGCATCGCGGCCCCCAGCTTTGTTACCGGCCGGTGACCTCGGTTCGGATGACCGAAGGCCTAGCTCACAGTGGGATATGGGCTTGCATCGGGGCATAACAAGACTTGACATCAACACGCCACCTCGGGATAGCGCGGGAGCATGGGCCAACGAAGCCACTCAAGCCCTGATGGCTCGCGCTGAGCAAGCCCATGCCGCACCCATGCAACCTACCGTCCGGTTCGAACAAGATCTGAGGCCTCCTCAGGGCCCGCCACCCATCAATGTGGCCCCTCCTGTCGGCTCTAGGCATCACTACACAATGTCGgctccatccatcaccacacctCGTGAGTCCCGAAGACATGGATGGTATCACGGTCCAGTGCCTACCCACCCTGTTGAGGAGACCATCCATGAAGGCCGCCCACATGTTGATCGGATTGTTCACCCCAACGTTCGTGGTTTCCAGGGATTCCCTGCCAGGGAACAACAGCTTGgcatccaccaacaacagccatcCGGCCCCAGCATGGAGCGGATCCTGGAGCGGCCAATGTCCCGGGGCGACAACCCCGAGTCTCTGCGGCGGTTGCAGGCTCTTGTGGCCGTCGCCACAAGCGAAGGCTCGACGGCAACGGCATACTGA
- a CDS encoding hypothetical protein (EggNog:ENOG503PF17), with protein sequence MFHLFVLFYTTMAGIANPNSRRYVSQVGILSLESLFLGSVILFFVASNTPWSWDHPMIFKTGSHLPVQFWLAVLGVGFSLLAFGLSESYVHLFDVWCTWKAGSDSGLDYARYLNTQPRAPVVVGFRGFRPFVMVRYLIILLGIAGSIGYKFAIVQITEMSLELDETAVTVHLPSAEPIDLATGATSTWLRDGPTAQANRAFRHFSSVDGRHTDIAVDAMDRMQPPGVIFMFGEGLCSDTFHKFDEGILTTLELVVVANLEVERRDPNDFVELVPGGWTRVARRAAGWLEGSSDGLIIDYRHEENGTLNIRWAEIPEWADEERGTFITRQPINRGISYTIGLTLAEVSRVVASKDCGELKEVWPVDSLISTIPLGPPATQNNQLLNTLLKDPKISILDGVGLIVRNSMTTWAHAIHASERPNYTPGHAPVPSERSQWDLVPLASEKHKGTHGGKYFKKHGRPGAVYLESNVTFPRDFGDPRVAQAYSWMFLPQDQNHPVSYPYYEGTSVQNAGVGGYSQAAVIFILLGVIGCSLILVRLYLGPAGITSWMGQHVYLALEGRIQRDGSEILACGRQVAQDLGTVRIEKHSRIMNEDERNTAERVESRSSTGLWIKGV encoded by the coding sequence ATGTTTCATCTGTTTGTTCTTTTCTATACCACCATGGCGGGCATCGCGAATCCCAACTCGAGAAGATATGTCAGCCAAGTTGGCATCCTATCACTGGAATCACTTTTTCTGGGGAGTGTGATTCTGTTCTTTGTTGCGTCAAACACGCCCTGGTCTTGGGACCATCCGATGATCTTCAAAACGGGCTCTCATCTCCCTGTTCAATTCTGGCTGGCTGTTTTGGGTGTAGGGTTCAGCCTGCTCGCATTTGGACTGTCCGAGTCATATGTTCACTTGTTTGACGTGTGGTGCACATGGAAAGCTGGCAGCGATTCTGGACTTGACTACGCGAGATATCTCAACACCCAACCAAGAGCTCCAGTAGTTGTTGGCTTTCGCGGATTTCGGCCATTCGTCATGGTACGGTACCTGATTATTTTGCTCGGCATCGCTGGCTCGATCGGCTACAAGTTCGCGATTGTTCAGATAACAGAGATGAGTCTGGAATTGGACGAAACAGCGGTGACGGTCCACTTGCCATCGGCGGAGCCAATCGACCTAGCAACCGGTGCAACAAGCACCTGGCTACGTGACGGCCCTACTGCGCAAGCCAATCGAGCCTTTCGACACTTCAGCAGTGTGGACGGTCGTCATACGGACATCGCTGTGGACGCTATGGACCGAATGCAACCACCTGGGGTTATTTTCATGTTCGGCGAAGGACTATGCTCCGACACATTTCACAAATTTGACGAGGGGATTCTCACAACTTTGGAACTGGTTGTGGTGGCAAACTTGGAGGTTGAACGTCGAGACCCCAACGACTTTGTTGAGCTGGTTCCAGGAGGATGGACTCGCGTTGCAAGAAGGGCGGCCGGATGGCTGGAAGGAAGCTCGGATGGGTTGATCATTGATTACAGGCACGAAGAGAACGGCACACTTAACATACGCTGGGCTGAGATACCCGAGTGGGCAGATGAAGAGCGCGGGACGTTCATAACAAGGCAACCGATAAACAGGGGCATTAGCTATACCATTGGCCTGACCCTGGCAGAAGTGTCTCGAGTTGTTGCCTCAAAGGACTGTGGTGAGTTGAAAGAAGTCTGGCCAGTGGACTCCTTGATATCAACCATCCCTCTTGGACCACCTGCAACGCAGAATAACCAACTCCTCAACACGCTACTCAAAGACCCCAAAATATCCATTTTGGATGGCGTGGGGCTGATTGTTCGCAACTCCATGACGACCTGGGCCCACGCCATTCACGCTTCAGAGCGACCAAACTACACTCCAGGCCATGCGCCTGTCCCTTCAGAACGCTCACAATGGGATCTCGTTCCACTCGCATCCGAAAAACATAAGGGAACTCACGGCGGGAAATACTTCAAAAAGCATGGCCGCCCCGGAGCCGTGTATCTCGAGTCAAACGTCACGTTTCCACGCGACTTTGGTGACCCGAGAGTAGCCCAGGCATATTCGTGGATGTTTTTACCGCAAGACCAGAATCATCCGGTTAGCTATCCGTATTACGAAGGAACCAGTGTCCAGAATGCCGGTGTGGGGGGTTACTCTCAGGCAGCCGTCATCTTCATTCTTCTTGGCGTGATTGGGTGCTCACTTATTCTTGTCAGACTGTACCTTGGACCGGCGGGAATAACGTCCTGGATGGGCCAGCATGTATATTTGGCGTTGGAAGGCAGGATTCAGAGAGATGGTTCGGAGATATTGGCGTGCGGGCGTCAGGTTGCGCAAGATCTTGGAACGGTCAGGATTGAGAAGCATTCTCGGATAATGAATGAAGATGAAAGGAACACTGCAGAGAGAGTTGAGTCCAGGAGCTCGACCGGGCTGTGGATCAAGGGAGTTTGA
- a CDS encoding hypothetical protein (COG:S; EggNog:ENOG503PX4D) produces the protein MAPPATLRGASRGTRRRCGAPRGARGSKARGGPVTGGRGARSITPVAAPQADSQPSPEQSMIPTPTRRRGPKAPEPMGKPWAVSSMAWRADEGSLKKLETGEFSDATILADGRTWRVHRMLLSTRSRWFAEAFEKQSPGEDEGEPEINLRELKTEFVDMLLRTLYSNRLPDQYLNIRGANATFSTYIKIFNLADQFGVETMCNDALTLLGQLADRHLEDLCTFNKVQSGREGVPESKPAFPYHNLGIAILEAFSEERTVTDKRAQYLLANFLYAGRAVLLENQVLRDIVDRSVHLAAAMWHASQGRNLAGWLPNPEVISHRLRAFDHSRKTQHPDRCELCDDVFDYGAHKRVMFDPYKVVLRPAGYCGVCVEKYKDDPGCLFRRRGKMDKLGEGVLLPVIKAEVLHEGEDNMAGIPEMESEREASGGLGLQGPTMSTPAPVQVLPDGELMPPPPVPVKKGVKRAREE, from the exons ATGGCCCCTCCCGCCACGCTCAGAGGTGCCTCGCGTGGCACGCGTCGCAGATGCGGCGCTCCCAGGGGTGCCAGAGGCTCCAAGGCGCGCGGTGGTCCCGTTACTGGTGGGCGTGGCGCCCGTTCCATCACACCTGTTGCTGCTCCCCAGGCCGATTCCCAGCCATCCCCCGAGCAATCAATGATTCCCACACCCACACGCCGCAGAGGCCCCAAGGCCCCTGAGCCCATGGGCAAGCCTTGGGCTGTCAGCTCCATGGCTTGGAGAGCTGATGAAGGTTCGCTCAA GAAGCTCGAGACGGGCGAGTTCTCTGACGCGACCATCTTGGCTGACGGGAGAACCTGGAGAGTTCATCGAATGCTCCTCAGCACCCGATCCCGCTGGTTTGCGGAGGCGTTTGAGAAGCAGAGTccgggggaggatgaaggggaGCCGGAGATTAACTTGAGGGAGTTGAAGACTGAGTTTGTGGATATGCTGCTGCGGACACTTTATTCCAACC GCTTGCCCGACCAGTACCTCAACATCCGCGGCGCAAACGCCACCTTTTCAACCTATATCAAaatcttcaacctcgccgaTCAGTTCGGCGTCGAGACCATGTGCAACGACGCCCTGACACTCCTAGGCCAACTCGCCGACCGGCACCTCGAGGACCTCTGCACCTTCAATAAAGTCCAATCCGGCCGCGAGGGCGTGCCAGAGTCAAAGCCGGCATTTCCGTATCACAATCTCGGTATTGCTATCCTCGAAGCCTTTAGTGAGGAGCGCACCGTCACGGATAAACGCGCGCAGTATCTGCTTGCCAACTTTCTCTACGCCGGCCGTGCGGTGCTGCTAGAGAACCAAGTCCTCAGGGACATTGTCGACCGCAGCGTCCATCTCGCTGCCGCGATGTGGCACGCCAGTCAGGGGCGGAATCTAGCCGGTTGGCTGCCCAACCCTGAGGTGATCTCCCACCGTCTGCGCGCGTTTGATCACTCGAGAAAGACGCAGCATCCTGATCGATGCGAGCTTTGCGATGATGTTTTTGATTATGGGGCTCACAAGAGGGTCATGTTTGATCCGTACAAGGTTGTGCTTAGGCCGGCGGGTTACTGCGGAGTTTGTGTCGAGAAATATAAGGATGACCCGGGGTGCTTGTTTCGGAGGCGGGGAAAGATGGAtaagctgggggagggggtgttgttgccaGTTATCAAGGCTGAGGTGTTGcatgaaggggaggataaTATGGCGGGGATTCCGGAGAtggagagtgagagagaggcgagtggtgggttggggttacAGGGGCCGACGATGAGTACGCCTGCTCCGGTGCAGGTGTTGCCGGATGGGGAGTTgatgccgcctcctccggTGCCGGTTAagaagggggtgaagagggcgagAGAGGAGTAA
- a CDS encoding hypothetical protein (COG:S; EggNog:ENOG503P6IW), protein MVRITATALLAFVVTAMAQITPNNAGARNVGQGNGSQFITGGCVNNADCASGCCADANGVGVCSAEAAQFQNGKNGCGFVDPNAQGTIAAAQAQVARQGF, encoded by the exons ATGGTCCGCATCACTGCAACTGCCCTCCTGGCTT TCGTCGTCACTGCCATGGCACAAATCACACCCAACAATGCCGGTGCGAGAAACGTTGGGCAGGGAAACGGCTCGCAGTTCATCACTGGGGGCTGCGTCAACAATGCCGACTGCGCTTCAGGGTGTTGCGCTGATGCGAATGGCGTGGGGGTTTGCTCTGCTGAGGCTGCTCAGTTCCAAAATGGGAAGAATGGATGTGGCTTTGTTGATCCGAATGCTCAGGGGaccattgctgctgctcaggcTCAGGTTGCGCGGCAGGGATTCTGA
- a CDS encoding hypothetical protein (COG:S; EggNog:ENOG503P0HK), with protein MDSFLQVRDIIPFPPGDNSSDTLIGNSHLNLTTLEHWNYTLFTNQTLSNGSWCLLAWEPWIADFVMPNGTFVNATWCWSPVNGIGERAGTSIGFAVLFGVALVLTIVALNRHGRLYLPVTKRFYPIGRRWQWYWGIIVSATAVVSLFTAMDVDRYYLPELPLILTSFFWFLMQLGTIAQVWEAVRHWGSWMERQFIDPDPYALRDDDRRSKVEFHLPLIFYLFWWLNFFMIIPRNWTPIQHQRYPEQVVNEAEPSATDARFKAAGFLLFVCWCLTVFSLRHSIKHYRPRNRGIINRFVGFIRMTPLRFKLLIPIALVVPAYQELCAWKFEYSPLNLEGNRAAIFAGGYAPALLIMYIQVIFGFINENEDKELKRQRIVRNQQLDQEMGIVKKPGWWARVNGEVVVPGESMRDQLVRNVREIQGNKPRNNESPASNDVPMSPLSPSAPGMSPAGINTPPTSPPPLYNGRSERIRQERAMQAVAGVLFPQNRSAEAERRRREQELMMDGPAPSAAATTAPPPPPYPGATGEREGSVAPSVGSRVSQQPPQQIRSMLDI; from the exons ATGGACTCGTTCCTCCAAGTTCGGGATATCATTCCCTTCCCACCCGGTGACAACTCGAGTGACACATTGATTGGGAATagccatctcaacctcaccactcTTGAACACTGGAACTACACGCTATTCACAAACCAGACCCTCTCCAATGGCTCGTGGTGTCTTTTGGCTTGGGAACCGTGGATCGCTGACTTTGTCATGCCCAATGGCACCTTCGTCAACGCAACATGGTGTTGGTCTCCCGTTAATGGCATCGGAGAACGAGCCGGCACTTCGATTGGTTTCGCTGTTCTCTTTGGCGTCGCTCTTGTCCTGACCATCGTCGCGCTTAATCGACACGGTCGCCTCTACCTCCCCGTCACAAAGCGATTCTATCCCATTGGAAGGAGATGGCAGTGGTACTGGGGTATTATTGTCAGCGCTACTGCCGTTGTCAGTTTGTTTACCGCCATGGACGTCGACCGATACTATCTTCCCGAATTGCCACTTATCCTCACGAGTTTCTTCTGGTTTCTGATGCAGCTGGGCACTATTGCCCAGGTATGGGAAGCAGTGCGCCATTGGGGTAGTTGGATGGAACGGCAGTTTATAGATCCGGACCCCTACGCCTTGCGAGATGACGATAGAAGATCAAAGGTGGAATTCCATCTGCCCTTGATCTTCTATTTGTTCTGGTGGCTT AACTTCTTCATGATTATTCCCCGAAACTGGACTCCCATCCAGCACCAGCGCTACCCCGAACAAGTAGTCAACGAAGCTGAGCCCTCCGCCACCGATGCCCGGTTCAAAGCCGCCGGCTTTTTGTTATTCGTCTGCTGGTGCTTAACAGTCTTCTCTCTCCGTCATTCGATCAAACACTACCGCCCACGCAACCGTGGAATCATCAACCGATTCGTAGGCTTCATTCGCATGACGCCTCTCCGATTCAAGCTCCTTATTCCCATCGCACTTGTCGTCCCAGCCTATCAGGAGCTTTGCGCATGGAAGTTTGAGTACAGCCCCTTGAACCTCGAAGGGAACCGAGCCGCTATTTTTGCTGGTGGCTACGCCCCAGCCTTATTGATCATGTACATCCAGGTCATCTTTGGGTTCATCAACGAGAATGAAGACAAAGAACTCAAACGCCAACGTATCGTACGCAACCAGCAGCTCGACCAGGAGATGGGCATCGTCAAGAAGCCCGGATGGTGGGCCAGAGTCAAcggagaggtggttgtgcCAGGAGAAAGCATGCGCGACCAACTCGTCCGCAATGTCAGAGAAATCCAGGGGAATAAACCGCGCAACAATGAAAGCCCGGCGTCAAACGATGTTCCAATGAGCCCGCTCTCCCCTTCCGCACCGGGCATGTCCCCAGCTGGGATAAATACACCGCCgacgtcaccaccaccgctgtaTAATGGTCGGTCAGAGCGAATTCGACAAGAAAGAGCCATGCAGGCGGTAGCTGGTGTTCTTTTCCCTCAAAATAGAAGTGCAGAGGcagaaaggagaaggagggaacaggagctgatgatggatggccCTGCACCCTCGGCAGCAGCTACGAcggctccaccaccaccgccatatCCAGGTGCGacaggggaaagggaagggagtGTAGCTCCTAGTGTGGGCTCGAGGGTGAGCCAACAGCCACCGCAACAGATAAGGAGCATGCTTGATATTTAG